The DNA region ATTTTCCGTCTTTCTCATCCGGTTTAAACTGCTCAGGTTTGCCCGCAACCACATCCAGATGAGCATTTAAAATGATCTTAAACCTCTCCGGTCTTTTTTTGCCTTTATAGATTAAAACTGATGGTTTTTGATTTCTTTCAAATTGTCCAATGGTTAAATTTTTATTATCTTTTAAGGGTTTAATTGCTTCCTCCAAAACTGATTTTAGCGCTTGAGGGTTAGAGGCGGTGGAGGGGTGAGAGATGAACTGTTTTGTTAATGAAATAATTTTATTTATCATGAAAATTATTATACAGTGTTTATAATGTTTTCAAAAAGAGATTTAAACTAAATCCAATCTTATATCAAAAATTATAAAGCTAGCGCTATTTGAATTCTTTTAATTACCTCATCTAATTGACCCGTTCCTGGTGTGAGCATTCTTACTGCTGAATTCTTATAACCCATTCGTCCTCCTAAAGTGATTTGGTAATCGGCTAAGCTTTCAGTGATAATACCAACACGCCTTAGTCTTTGATAAAAATCAGGTAGATTCTCAGCGTGAATTACTTGAATTTGGGTTCTTAGATCTGTTGGTAATACCTGCAATCCAAGATTCTTTAACATTTGATACAAAATTAAATTTGTTTGTCGGTTATATTTAGCCACTCTTTGAGCATGGATTTTTGCCAAACAATTGCCTTGATTGTCAGGAAAAAAAAGTTGATTATAAACAAATTCAGCTTCGCCATTTATTCCAAAAACTAATCTTTCTCCTCCGTTATAACCATCAGTGGTAAATTTTTTAGATAAAATCGCGTAGCCAGTTCTTAATCCTGGTAATCCTTGGGTTTTTGATAACGAGCCTAAAGCAATTCCACCATTATTAACTACAAATTGAATTGCCTCTTTAAATTCCTCACCTAAAACCTCACCGAAAGCTAAATCAATTAAAGGGACGCCACCGTTTTGAACCACATGGACAACAAGCTTTCGCATTAAATCAGGGTCAACAATACCAAATGGATTATTAGGATAATCTAAATAGACAATGGTATTCTCTAATTCTTTGCCTAATTTTAGTATTTGATAAATTGATGATAAAGGATCTAAGTTATTAGAAGAATGAATAGGGATATAATCTACACAATGTCGGTGTGCCCATTGAGCCACATTTGGAAACGAATAGACCGGAGCTAATATTTGGCGACAACCCTTCTTAGCTAAAAACCTAACTACCTCATCGCCTGCCCCATAACTTCCATTACCATCAAATATTACAGACTCATAAGTTAATCCTTCAATACCAATACCAGCAAGCAAAAGTTCGCGAGTATGAACGTGAAGAGGATCGGTGGGATATTTTGCTAATTCATAAAAAGGATTACGTTGTCTTAAAGGTTCTTCAAGTTCTTTAGCTGGACCAATTGGGCTAGTTCCTAATCCAAGATCGATTATTGGACCATATTCACCTTGATATTCTTTTATTTGAGATGTTGTAACATATCCTGTTTTTGATTCTATATTTGACCCCATAAACTAAAAAACCCCGCTTTCGCGGGGCCTAAAAATTTTTAAATTTTAATTTACCCTAAAAATCGCCCCGCGAAAAAGTGGGGTGAAAAAGAAAAACAAACTTTTATTTTTTTGTAAATTAATCTTCATAGTCAATTATTAAGTTTATCAATTAAGAACAATTTTTTCAAGAGTGTATTTTTTAATTTTTTTTTCATCGATTTCAAAACCAAGTCCTGGTTTTTCAGGAACTTTAACATAACCAGATTTATCTACATAAAAACTATCTTTTACCAAATCATCTTTGTAAAAGAAATTAACTGGAGACATATCAGCCGGATATATGTAGTTTGGTAGTGAAGAAATAGCAATATTAAATGCTCTTCCTACTCCAGTTTCTAGCATCCCTCCACACCAAACACCTATGTTATTTTTTTGACAAAGATCATGAATTCTTTTACTTTCCAAAAGACCACCAACTCTGCCGGGCTTAATATTTATTATTTTACAAGCTCCCAAATAAATTGCTTTTCTGGCGTCTTCAACTGATAAAATACTTTCATCTAAACATATAGGTGTTTTTATTTGTTTTTGTAGAATGGAGTGATCAACAATATCATCATCTCCTAATGGTTGTTCGATCATCATAAGATTATAATTATCTAGTTGTTTAAAAATTTTAACATCGGCAAGGGTATAGGCTGAATTAGCATCAACCATAAGGGGAATATCGCCAAATTTCTTTCTTATCATCTCAACTACTTTAATGTCCCATCCTGGTTGAATTTTTATTTTTATTCGCTGAAACCCTTGAAATTTTCTCAAGGCTACTTCATCCAAAGTTTCCTCAATTGTCTTTTTTATTCCAATGCTTTCCCCAACGGCAATTTTATCTTTATTTCCACCTAGTAATTCTTTTAAAGGCTTATTTTCTTTTAAAGAGATTATCATCCACACTGCTGTTTCCAATCCAGTTTTGGCAAAATTGTTGTTTTTAATTTGTTTTAAAAGATTCATTAAATCCTCAATGTATTTAAATTCTTTGTTTAAGATTAAAGGCGCAATGTAATTTTTTAAAACGAGCATGCAAGTATCAGTAGTTTCTGGTTTGTAAAAAGGAAAGGGTAGGGCTGCTGACTCTCCATAGCCAATAAGACCTTCATTAGTTTCTGCTTTGACAATAACAGTAGGTTTATTGGTGATGGTACCGAAACTGGTAGTAAAAGAAGTAATCATAGGAACAGCTACTTTGTATAAAGTAATTTTTTTTATTTTCATAACTTTATTTTAAAATAACTTGCCGATTAATAACAAGTTGTCTTAATGCATCAGAAAGAGAAGTGGCATGACAAGTTTCTTCAACAAACTTTATTGCTCTATCAGCGCCATTTTCTCCTGTTTGCAAGACCCATAAAGGGTATTTTAAAAATTCTTGTTCTTCAGCGGTTAATCCTTTTCCAGCAATTTCTAAAATTCTTTTAGCAAACTCATAAACTGAAACACCATCAACCTCACCCTGTAGTCCGTCTTTTATAGCAGTTTCTCTTAGTACCCTTAAATGTTGCCAGTTAAAACGATCAATGAAAGCAGTGGCCTCTCGTAAATTTCTAATTAATCCTGCTTGGATGGCCGATGGGGCGATTTCAACCGATTGGGCAATCTCATCTCCAGCGTCCCATAACTGTCTATCTGGAAAATTTGCTCCTGGATCTCTACCTTCAATATACATAAATTTTGCCCACCTCTCAAAAATTTTTTCTACCTCAGTTCTTTCTGGGTGGCGACAAGCTTCTAGAAATTCTTGTAAAGGAAAGCCTTCATGATTTAATCCATATCTTATTCTGGCGCCAGAAAATTGGGCGAATTGCATTGCTTCCATATGAGAAATATCAGGGATAATAGTTACTGGATTAATGTTAAAACCATTAAATATATCTTTTAAAAGTACACCCTGCCAAGAATTGGCAGATAAATAATCTAACACTGAGGGATTTTGAGGTATAACAATAATTCGATCGCTAATTCCTTTATAATCACCCTTTTCGCCGGAAGCGATTATAAAATGAATACTAGTTTTCTCTCCAAACATCCAGTTAAAATATTGTGCTAAAGTTCGAAATCTTTCAGGAGGAAATGTAGCAGTACTTCTATCTCCTGGAACTTTTGCGTACCACATCATTCTTTCCCACATTTTTAATCTTGCCTCTTTATATTCAGATCTTTTTCCTTCCTCGTAAGGACTATTAGCAAAAAGTCCAATAAAGGCAGCGCCTGCACCAATAATTACTGATACTGCATCGGCTGCTTGGTAAGGTTCAATTCCTGTGGTAGGACTATTCTGTGCCCGAGCGTCAATTCCCGCCGTATGATCC from candidate division WOR-3 bacterium includes:
- the menC gene encoding o-succinylbenzoate synthase, which translates into the protein MKIKKITLYKVAVPMITSFTTSFGTITNKPTVIVKAETNEGLIGYGESAALPFPFYKPETTDTCMLVLKNYIAPLILNKEFKYIEDLMNLLKQIKNNNFAKTGLETAVWMIISLKENKPLKELLGGNKDKIAVGESIGIKKTIEETLDEVALRKFQGFQRIKIKIQPGWDIKVVEMIRKKFGDIPLMVDANSAYTLADVKIFKQLDNYNLMMIEQPLGDDDIVDHSILQKQIKTPICLDESILSVEDARKAIYLGACKIINIKPGRVGGLLESKRIHDLCQKNNIGVWCGGMLETGVGRAFNIAISSLPNYIYPADMSPVNFFYKDDLVKDSFYVDKSGYVKVPEKPGLGFEIDEKKIKKYTLEKIVLN
- a CDS encoding glutamate-cysteine ligase family protein; the protein is MEKITYGAEIEKPVTNLTNGQPHRVSQDFFKRLYEEGQKRDAAPTYHLSDISGEIIGVRTNDLGEQGVDNGWNLLETSLPYQLSLEDLERIMRLDLQTVQQALEQEGASVINLSIHPRGRRDLETYRAFVAPKGIYPYLWYRGWDHTAGIDARAQNSPTTGIEPYQAADAVSVIIGAGAAFIGLFANSPYEEGKRSEYKEARLKMWERMMWYAKVPGDRSTATFPPERFRTLAQYFNWMFGEKTSIHFIIASGEKGDYKGISDRIIVIPQNPSVLDYLSANSWQGVLLKDIFNGFNINPVTIIPDISHMEAMQFAQFSGARIRYGLNHEGFPLQEFLEACRHPERTEVEKIFERWAKFMYIEGRDPGANFPDRQLWDAGDEIAQSVEIAPSAIQAGLIRNLREATAFIDRFNWQHLRVLRETAIKDGLQGEVDGVSVYEFAKRILEIAGKGLTAEEQEFLKYPLWVLQTGENGADRAIKFVEETCHATSLSDALRQLVINRQVILK
- a CDS encoding aminotransferase class I/II-fold pyridoxal phosphate-dependent enzyme, which codes for MGSNIESKTGYVTTSQIKEYQGEYGPIIDLGLGTSPIGPAKELEEPLRQRNPFYELAKYPTDPLHVHTRELLLAGIGIEGLTYESVIFDGNGSYGAGDEVVRFLAKKGCRQILAPVYSFPNVAQWAHRHCVDYIPIHSSNNLDPLSSIYQILKLGKELENTIVYLDYPNNPFGIVDPDLMRKLVVHVVQNGGVPLIDLAFGEVLGEEFKEAIQFVVNNGGIALGSLSKTQGLPGLRTGYAILSKKFTTDGYNGGERLVFGINGEAEFVYNQLFFPDNQGNCLAKIHAQRVAKYNRQTNLILYQMLKNLGLQVLPTDLRTQIQVIHAENLPDFYQRLRRVGIITESLADYQITLGGRMGYKNSAVRMLTPGTGQLDEVIKRIQIALAL